A section of the Naumovozyma dairenensis CBS 421 chromosome 5, complete genome genome encodes:
- the VHR2 gene encoding Vhr2p (similar to Saccharomyces cerevisiae YER064C and VHR1 (YIL056W); ancestral locus Anc_7.246) yields MTETTNFVSMPSVTPTPQLNKNHKITKLSGKGTTHKIREQLNFTDERKWKQFSSRRLELIDRFGLSQRKASEQDDNIKQIATLLRSEFGYSSLYANEFEKLVTAAVQSVRRNRKRSKKKNTLYPFKTYSQDELANLEEVAKNSNSSSGSGSSTYGSDDESNRSDQDTFQTPLPNIKKEASSTLPTPPNTSNITVSVPPEHCNKTVLSPAQSTAMTIKPCQTPLPSVKDALSSIPMSSNIVKPRMAESVTPVSSLPVSNSQESMNTTITNLINYSKQFSIDSKYSSASSSSVSDITADDVPIFLKKKLFNQIHRSRTCLTLVDNNKNLILENNFVNLENLGEMSVKASTSFVLERYFGNLGQSAITNMISITSSTEYYATISSSLFSSIFASSIISKDHQIKLLYLIMGSIVKDFGFDSILYPLNEVIHHILLNYNNKSNEASIKTEKSVKPLTLEPTNNNKLNGLSILSAVSLHASSPETAKQQAANSTLPRASIPLSSTSSLETSSLDSIMNRITKNSKTVSNSPFLTVRKSFENGTLPQPKPLLGNSN; encoded by the coding sequence ATGACAGAGACTACAAATTTTGTATCGATGCCATCTGTTACTCCCACTCctcaattaaataaaaatcataAAATTACCAAGCTGTCCGGCAAAGGTACTACACATAAGATAAGGGAACAATTAAACTTCACAGATGAGAGAAAGTGGAAACAATTTTCTAGTAGAAGGTTAGAATTAATTGATCGTTTCGGATTGAGTCAACGTAAGGCAAGTGAACAAGACGATAATATTAAACAAATCGCTACCCTTTTGAGAAGCGAATTCGGTTATTCCTCATTATACGCTAATGAATTCGAAAAATTAGTTACTGCTGCCGTTCAATCCGTTAGAAGAAATAGGAAGCGCtctaaaaagaaaaatacttTATATCCTTTCAAAACCTATTCACAAGATGAATTAGCAAACTTAGAAGAAGTTGCAAAGAATTCTAATTCAAGTTCAGGTAGCGGCTCTAGTACATACGGTTCCGATGACGAATCAAATCGTTCCGATCAAGACACTTTTCAGACACCATTACCAAACATCAAGAAAGAAGCATCCTCAACATTACCAACACCTCCTAATACCTCTAATATAACGGTTAGCGTTCCTCCAGAACATTGTAATAAGACTGTGCTATCACCAGCACAATCTACTGCCATGACCATAAAACCATGTCAAACTCCCTTACCATCAGTCAAAGATGCTCTTTCATCCATTCCTATGTCATCAAACATTGTTAAACCAAGAATGGCAGAATCTGTAACACCAGTCTCATCACTCCCCGTATCAAACTCTCAAGAGTCAATGAATACAACAATTACTAATCTAATTAACTATTCTAAGCAGTTTTCTATTGATTCCAAATActcatcagcatcatcttcttctgtttCAGACATTACAGCGGATGACGTCCCAATCttcttgaagaagaaattattcaatCAGATTCATCGTTCAAGAACTTGTTTGACACtagttgataataataagaatctAATCCTGGAGAATAATTTTGTTAACTTGGAAAATTTAGGTGAAATGTCAGTTAAAGCCTCTACTTCATTCGTTCTTGAGagatattttggaaatttaGGCCAATCTGCCATTACTAATATGATTTCCATCACATCTTCCACAGAATACTACGCCacaatttcatcttcactATTTAGTTCAATCTTTGCgtcatcaataatatccaAAGATCATCAAATCAAACTCTTATATCTTATCATGGGGTCCATAGTAAAAGATTTTGGGTTCGATTCCATTTTATACCCTTTGAATGAAGTAATTCATCATATACTACTAAATTACAACAATAAGAGTAACGAGGCCTCCATTAAGACAGAGAAGTCAGTAAAACCATTAACTTTAGAAccaactaataataataaattgaatggtCTCTCTATCTTAAGTGCTGTTTCGTTGCATGCTAGTAGCCCAGAAACCGCAAAACAACAAGCTGCCAATAGTACGCTTCCAAGAGCGTCAATTCCATTATCATCGACATCATCATTAGAAACAAGTTCATTAGATTCAATAATGAACAGGATTACCAAAAATTCTAAAACAGTCTCCAATTCACCATTCCTAACAGTCAGaaaatcatttgaaaatggAACACTACCACAACCTAAACCGTTGCTTGGCAATAgcaattaa
- the RGI1 gene encoding Rgi1p (similar to Saccharomyces cerevisiae YER067W and YIL057C; ancestral locus Anc_7.248), protein MGKKDKGPKMTTVTTKDGEQVKVFEELDDFERYLKSEFEDTTRFDNMHLKLNYYPPFVMHHSHDDPDKIKDTDNSHNKKFVRHLHQHVEKHLLKDIKEAVNHPDLKWHDKSKDESFEKIVWHYAEDTEYNKKPFKMEVNVACNHLDAMVEVDYRTVPITPA, encoded by the coding sequence ATGGGTAAGAAGGATAAAGGACCAAAAATGACTACTGTTACCACCAAAGATGGTGAACAAGTCAAAGTTTTCGAAGAATTAGATGACTTTGAAAGATACTTAAAGTCTGAATTCGAAGACACAACAAGATTTGATAACATGCActtaaaattaaattattatccaCCATTCGTCATGCATCATTCTCATGATGATCCTGATAAGATAAAAGATACTGACAATTCTCATAATAAAAAGTTTGTTCGTCATTTACATCAACATGTGGAAAAACACTTATTGAAGGATATCAAAGAAGCTGTTAATCATCCAGATTTGAAATGGCATGATAAGTCGAAGGATgaatcttttgaaaaaattgtgTGGCATTATGCTGAAGACActgaatataataaaaaaccaTTCAAGATGGAAGTTAATGTCGCTTGTAATCATTTAGATGCGATGGTTGAGGTGGATTACAGAACTGTCCCAATTACTCCAGcttaa
- the GPP2 gene encoding glycerol-1-phosphatase HOR2 (similar to Saccharomyces cerevisiae HOR2 (YER062C) and RHR2 (YIL053W); ancestral locus Anc_7.243): MGLTTKPLSLKVNAALFDVDGTIIISQGAIAAFWRDFGKDKPYFDAEHVIHISHGWRTYDAIAKFAPDFADEELVTKLEGEIPEKYGEHSIEVPGAVKLCNDLNKLPKEKWAVATSGTREMATKWFDLLKIKRPTYFITANDVKQGKPHPEPYLKGRNGLGYPINEKDPSKSKVIVFEDAPAGILAGKAAGCKIVGIATTFDLDFLKEKGCDIIVKNHESIRVGSYDAETDEVEFIFDDYLYAKDDLLQW, encoded by the coding sequence ATGGGTCTAACTACTAAACCATTATCTTTGAAAGTTAACGCTGCCTTATTCGATGTCGATGgtaccatcatcatctctCAAGGTGCTATTGCTGCCTTCTGGAGAGATTTCGGTAAGGACAAGCCATACTTTGATGCTGAACATGTTATCCACATCTCTCACGGCTGGAGAACTTACGATGCAATCGCTAAATTTGCCCCAGATTTtgctgatgaagaattagtCACCAAGTTGGAAGGTGAAATTCCAGAAAAATACGGTGAACACTCCATTGAAGTCCCAGGTGCCGTTAAATTATGTAACGATTTAAACAAATTACCAAAGGAAAAATGGGCCGTCGCTACCTCTGGTACCCGTGAAATGGCTACCAAATGGTTCGATCTATTAAAAATTAAGAGACCAACTTACTTCATTACCGCTAACGATGTTAAACAAGGTAAACCACACCCAGAACCTTACTTGAAGGGTAGAAACGGTTTAGGTTACCCAATTAACGAAAAGGACCCATCTAAATCTAAAGTCATTGTCTTTGAAGATGCTCCAGCTGGTATCCTTGCCGGTAAGGCCGCTGGTTGTAAGATTGTTGGTATTGCAACTACTTTTGATTTAGATTTCTTAAAGGAAAAGGGATGTGACATCATTGTTAAGAACCACGAATCTATTAGAGTCGGTAGTTATGATGCTGAAACTGATGAAGTTGAATTCATCTTTGACGACTACTTATACGCCAAGGATGACTTATTACAATGGTAA
- the ICL1 gene encoding isocitrate lyase 1 (similar to Saccharomyces cerevisiae ICL1 (YER065C); ancestral locus Anc_7.247) has product MPTSVLDSSEKEFYDVQNQIEKSCADIESWWSQPRWSSTKRAYTARDIAIRRGSFPSVEYQSSLMATKLFKLLQNHYNNNTVSKTFGALDPVQVTQMAKYLDTIYVSGWQCSSTASTSNEPGPDLADYPMDTVPNKVEHLFKAQLFHDKKQFQDRAQCSSPNDLKKLGPAIDYMRPIIADADAGHGGLTAVFKLTKMFIERGAAGIHIEDQTSTNKKCGHMAGRCVIPVQEHINRLTTIRMCADILNSNLILVARTDSEAGTLISSTIDVRDHYFIVGATNPDVKISFADVMNDAINKGYDSNQLETLEKEWCEKAGLKLFHEAFRDEVLSDNKLSKQEKDEKIKKFNAQVGPLTETSHNDAQELGKQLLGHKIHFNWELPRVREGLYRYRGGTQCAVMRARAFAPYADLVWMESNYPDYEQAKEFAEGVKAKYPNQWLAYNLSPSFNWTKVMSPDDQKTFIQRLGDLGYIWQFITLAGLHTTALASHNFTRDFAEYGMMAYAQNVQQKEMDNGVDVLKHQKWSGAEYIDGLLKLAQGGVSATAAMGKGVTEDQFKEVSKL; this is encoded by the coding sequence ATGCCAACTTCAGTACTAGACTCATCTGAAAAGGAATTCTACGACGTACAAAACCAAATCGAGAAATCTTGTGCCGATATAGAATCATGGTGGTCTCAACCACGTTGGAGTTCCACAAAGAGAGCATACACAGCACGGGATATCGCCATCAGACGTGGTTCCTTCCCATCCGTTGAATACCAATCATCGCTAATGGCTACCAAATTATTCAAGCTATTacaaaatcattataacaacaatactGTCTCCAAGACATTCGGTGCGTTGGATCCAGTCCAAGTTACTCAAATGGCTAAATATCTTGATACCATCTATGTCTCCGGTTGGCAATGTTCCTCTACCGCGTCAACATCTAATGAACCGGGCCCAGATTTAGCTGATTATCCAATGGATACAGTCCCCAATAAGGTGGAACATCTCTTCAAAGCTCAATTGTTCCATGATAAGAAACAATTCCAAGATAGAGCTCAATGTTCATCTCCAAATGacttgaaaaaattgggTCCAGCCATCGATTATATGAGACCAATTATAGCTGATGCTGATGCAGGTCATGGTGGTCTTACTGctgttttcaaattgacCAAAATGTTCATTGAACGTGGTGCTGCAGGTATTCATATCGAAGATCAAACTTCTACTAATAAGAAATGTGGTCACATGGCTGGAAGATGTGTCATCCCGGTGCAAGAACATATTAATAGATTGACTACCATTAGAATGTGTGCTGATATCTTGAATTCGAATTTAATCTTAGTCGCTAGAACTGATTCAGAGGCTGGTACTTTGATTAGTTCCACCATTGATGTTAGAGATCATTATTTCATTGTTGGTGCTACTAACCCTGACGTTAAAATCTCCTTTGCTGACGTTATGAATGATGCTATAAATAAAGGTTATGATTCCAATCAATTAGAAACACTGGAAAAGGAATGGTGTGAAAAGGCTGGTTTGAAATTATTCCATGAAGCTTTCCGCGATGAAGTTTTATCTGAcaataaattatctaaGCAAGAAAAGGATGagaaaatcaagaaatttaaTGCTCAAGTTGGACCATTAACTGAAACTTCTCATAATGATGCTCAAGAATTAGGTAAACAATTATTAGGTCATAAAATCCATTTCAATTGGGAATTACCTCGTGTTAGAGAAGGTTTATATAGATACAGAGGCGGTACTCAATGTGCTGTCATGAGAGCTCGTGCATTTGCTCCATATGCTGATTTAGTTTGGATGGAATCTAATTATCCTGATTATGAACAAGCAAAGGAATTTGCTGAAGGTGTTAAGGCTAAATATCCAAATCAATGGTTAGCTTATAATTTATCTCcatctttcaattggaCCAAAGTTATGTCCCCTGATGATCAAAAAActtttattcaaagattAGGTGATTTAGGTTACATTTGGCAATTTATCACTTTAGCGGGTCTACATACTACAGCATTAGCTTCTCATAACTTCACAAGAGATTTTGCTGAATATGGCATGATGGCTTATGCTCAAAATGTTCAACAAAAGGAAATGGATAATGGTGTTGACGTATTAAAACATCAGAAATGGTCCGGTGCTGAATATATTGATggtttattgaaattggcTCAAGGTGGTGTCAGTGCTACCGCTGCTATGGGTAAAGGTGTTACAGAAGATCAATTCAAGGAAGTGAGTAAATTATAA
- the NDAI0E04830 gene encoding uncharacterized protein (similar to Saccharomyces cerevisiae MUC1 (YIR019C)), with protein sequence MLSSVLLIIIQATYVLSSLINYQDQSLWKRGTLTCQTVMNGCPDLNFGWHAANTNILKYYLDILNVEWLGNNLYEITIQVTGEEQIDLKYLYSLKIIGVQGPKSTIQLYGKNENTFLIDSPTNYTVTFQVYGGAKKDECNIWLPNFQIQYEYLQGDASKYQNTWKWGTTSFDLSTGCTNYDNQMNSQTDFPGFYWNMDCRNECGKSATLWRPSTVSSKVKSTAASIIIPTIDGSSTSTSDSSSFLSTFSQRNSVPVSDPLSSVDSVTSSREPLTSSNLPSTTRQLYVTSTITQYLSTVYNTYITYTTRSDITRVSIIIEIITSYEKLSNRPSITTATDV encoded by the coding sequence ATGCTTAGTTCAGTTCTTCTCATTATAATACAGGCTACTTACGTCCTgtcatcattaattaacTACCAAGACCAATCATTATGGAAAAGGGGAACTTTAACATGCCAAACAGTAATGAATGGATGCCCGGATTTAAATTTCGGATGGCATGCAGCTAACACCAACATtctgaaatattatttagaTATATTAAATGTCGAGTGGTTGGGAAATAACCTCTATGAAATTACTATTCAAGTAACAGGtgaagaacaaattgaCTTGAAATATCTgtattctttgaaaatcaTAGGTGTTCAGGGCCCTAAAAGCACAATCCAATTGTATGGTAAAAACGAAAATACTTTTCTAATTGATAGTCCTACAAATTATACAGTCACTTTTCAAGTATACGGTGGGGCCAAAAAAGACGAATGTAATATCTGGCTGCcgaattttcaaattcaatatgAATATCTACAGGGTGATGCAAGTAAATACCAAAACACGTGGAAGTGGGGTACAACGTCCTTTGATCTATCAACAGGGTGCACCAACTATGACAATCAGATGAACTCACAGACTGATTTTCCAGGATTCTATTGGAATATGGATTGTAGAAACGAATGTGGGAAAAGTGCAACACTCTGGCGTCCTTCCACCGTCTCATCGAAAGTGAAAAGTACCGCTGCAAGCATCATTATTCCGACTATTGATGGCTCTTCAACCTCTACCTCTGATTCCTCCAGTTTTCTCAGTACGTTTTCCCAACGAAATTCAGTGCCAGTTTCGGATCCTTTATCATCCGTTGACTCGGTTACTTCATCCAGAGAACCTCTAACTTCAAGTAACTTACCATCAACCACAAGGCAATTGTACGTGACAAGTACAATAACTCAATATTTGAGTACTGTATATAATACCTACATTACCTATACAACGCGTTCCGATATTACTAGAGTCTCAATTAttatagaaataataacCTCATATGAGAAATTATCAAACCGGCCAAGTATAACCACTGCCACGGATGTCTAA